The following are from one region of the Streptomyces changanensis genome:
- a CDS encoding LysR family transcriptional regulator: MELRDIEIFLTLAEELHFGRTAERLHLSQARVSQSIRQQERRLGGALFDRSTRTVALTRLGQRLRDDLEPGFGLIRAAVDRAAVAARGCCGTVRLGAMGALPSELTWLVDAYRARYPECGVEFVEFHFSDPFVKLRTGEVDMQLMWLPVPEHRFRVGPVVLTEGRVLAVAEDSPLATRSSVSLEDLAGRTVLDPGEHVPVEWFRAMCPDRTPGGRPIHRGPRARTFHEVLALVAAGRIVCPLNGHVPRYYSYPGVTLLPIDDAPPTEWALALPASVPAPHVQAFVDTARDLGPRRIDDHTTPAATHRLR; this comes from the coding sequence ATGGAACTGCGGGACATCGAGATCTTTCTGACCCTCGCGGAGGAACTGCACTTCGGCCGGACCGCGGAGCGGCTCCACCTTTCCCAGGCGCGGGTCAGCCAATCGATCCGGCAGCAGGAACGCCGCCTGGGCGGTGCCCTGTTCGACCGCAGCACCCGGACCGTCGCGCTGACCCGCTTGGGGCAGCGCTTGCGCGACGACCTCGAACCGGGCTTCGGACTGATACGGGCGGCCGTGGACCGGGCCGCCGTGGCGGCCCGTGGCTGTTGCGGGACCGTGCGGCTGGGGGCGATGGGCGCCCTGCCGTCCGAGCTCACCTGGCTCGTGGACGCCTACCGTGCCCGGTACCCGGAGTGCGGTGTGGAGTTCGTGGAGTTCCACTTCAGCGACCCGTTCGTGAAGCTGCGCACCGGTGAGGTGGACATGCAGCTGATGTGGCTGCCCGTGCCGGAGCACCGCTTCCGTGTCGGCCCGGTGGTCCTGACGGAGGGCCGGGTCCTGGCCGTCGCCGAGGACTCGCCCCTGGCGACGCGCAGTTCGGTGTCCCTGGAGGACCTGGCCGGCCGGACGGTCCTCGACCCGGGAGAGCACGTGCCCGTGGAGTGGTTCCGGGCCATGTGTCCCGACCGCACTCCCGGCGGACGGCCGATCCACCGCGGTCCGCGGGCGCGCACCTTCCACGAAGTCCTCGCCCTGGTCGCGGCGGGACGCATCGTCTGCCCCCTCAACGGCCACGTCCCGCGCTACTACAGCTACCCCGGCGTCACGCTGCTGCCCATCGACGACGCCCCGCCCACCGAATGGGCCCTGGCACTGCCGGCCTCGGTCCCCGCACCCCACGTCCAAGCCTTCGTCGACACGGCCCGCGACCTCGGCCCCCGCCGGATCGACGACCACACCACCCCGGCGGCCACGCACCGACTCCGCTGA
- a CDS encoding phosphoglyceromutase: MADAPYKLILLRHGESEWNAKNLFTGWVDVNLTEKGEKEAVRGGELLKDAGLLPDVLHTSLQKRAIRTAQLALEAADRHWIPVHRSWRLNERHYGALQGKDKAQTLAEFGEEQFMLWRRSYDTPPPVLADDSEFSQARDARYATIPSELRPRTECLKDVVDRMLPYWYDGIVPDLLAGRTVLVAAHGNSLRALVKHLDGISDADIAGLNIPTGIPLAYELDADFNPLTPGGTYLDPAAAAAAIEAVKNQGKKK, from the coding sequence ATGGCCGACGCACCGTACAAGCTGATCCTCCTCCGCCACGGCGAGAGCGAGTGGAACGCGAAGAACCTGTTCACCGGCTGGGTGGACGTCAACCTCACCGAGAAGGGCGAGAAGGAGGCGGTCCGCGGCGGTGAGCTGCTGAAGGACGCCGGGCTGCTCCCCGACGTCCTGCACACGTCGCTCCAGAAGCGCGCGATCCGCACCGCGCAGCTCGCCCTGGAGGCGGCCGACCGCCACTGGATCCCGGTCCACCGCTCCTGGCGGCTGAACGAGCGCCACTACGGCGCCCTCCAGGGCAAGGACAAGGCGCAGACGCTCGCCGAGTTCGGCGAGGAGCAGTTCATGCTGTGGCGCCGCTCGTACGACACCCCGCCGCCGGTCCTCGCCGACGACAGCGAGTTCTCGCAGGCCCGTGACGCGCGCTACGCCACCATCCCGAGCGAGCTGCGCCCGCGCACGGAGTGCCTGAAGGACGTCGTCGACCGCATGCTGCCGTACTGGTACGACGGCATCGTCCCGGACCTCCTGGCCGGCCGCACGGTCCTGGTCGCCGCCCACGGCAACAGCCTGCGCGCCCTGGTCAAGCACCTGGACGGCATCTCGGACGCCGACATCGCGGGCCTCAACATCCCGACGGGCATCCCCCTGGCGTACGAGCTGGACGCCGACTTCAACCCGCTCACCCCGGGCGGCACGTACCTCGACCCGGCCGCCGCCGCGGCCGCCATCGAGGCCGTGAAGAACCAGGGCAAGAAGAAGTAG